In the genome of Labeo rohita strain BAU-BD-2019 chromosome 24, IGBB_LRoh.1.0, whole genome shotgun sequence, one region contains:
- the LOC127155497 gene encoding transcription initiation factor TFIID subunit 3-like isoform X3, which yields MADSHSESSYEELVAPLKDELKKILRNRLKKQELEQTKTALEECEKDREKEKNFEYEVDEPYKEEEQIKSSWWHFSKQATRCTDCQENCHYPGCWWVSDLSWCSVMTDGKCTVCTAKCLHTKHVKDDKMYTIKTRKVKRTKADLKKKYEKKLEKNKSLLIGLENEIRQIDAEMVRLVEECYQYLDKLMETALNSTSMSSFLHLDFMIEKVKETGKEERVQKLEDLKRRAQEENKGLIGKFCRFFGKQKQY from the exons ATGGCAGATTCTCACTCTGAGAG tagttatGAAGAGTTGGTTGCTCCATTGAAAGATGAACTGAAGAAAATTCTTAGGAACA GATTGAAAAAACAAGAGCTGgagcaaacaaaaacagctctggAGGAATGtgaaaaagacagagagaaagaaaaaaactttgaatATGAAGTTGATGAACCTTACAAAGAAGAGGAACAGATAAAATCATCATGGTGGCACTTCAGCAAACAGGCGACCCGCTGCACTGACTGTCAGGAGAACTGCCACTATCCTGGATGCTGGTGGGTCAGTGATCTCTCATGGTGTAGTGTGATGACAGATGGAAAGTGTACAGTCTGCACTGCGAAGTGTCTTCATACTAAACATGTAAAAGATGACAAAATGTATACGATTAAAACAAGAAAGGTGAAAAGAACAAAAGCTgatctgaaaaagaaatatgaaaagAAGCTTGAAAAGAACAAGAGTTTGTTGATCGGACTGGAGAATGAAATCAGACAGATAGATGCAGAAATGGTCAGACTTGTGGAAGAGTGTTATCAGTATTTGGACAAATTAATGGAGACAGCATTAAATTCTACATCCATGTCCTCTTTCCTACATCTGGACTTCATGATTGAGAAAGTGAAGGAAACTGGGAAAGAAGAAAGAGTTCAGAAACTTGAGGACCTTAAGAGAAGAGCTCAAGAGGAAAATAAGGGACTAATTGGAAAATTCTGCAGATTTTTTGGAAAGCAaaaacaatactaa
- the LOC127155497 gene encoding uncharacterized protein LOC127155497 isoform X2, with product MADSHSESYEELVAPLKDELKKILRNSKFVKKGPTTKFILNTTVVTEEELLRKERLGEKIDDKPHKVILMVGETGAGKTALISAMTNYIMGVRWEDKIWLEVVEVSENQNHSQTDAVTVYEVFAQNSQFSLTVIDTPGFGDAENVDKDKLIPEALQQLFRSEDGIHEIHAVCLVLKGSDTRLHDRQKYILDEIMSLFGKDIEKHILLVFTHQPYKSLPQKVINFIKETKIKCAKKKTNEYICFTFDNCQSDMFSEEDRESYKASWDHGMKNFDQFFNYLNEINPKSLNMTEGVLRARKQLDASVNNLKDRIVFAGLKKQELEQTKTALEECEKDREKEKNFEYEVDEPYKEEEQIKSSWWHFSKQATRCTDCQENCHYPGCWWVSDLSWCSVMTDGKCTVCTAKCLHTKHVKDDKMYTIKTRKVKRTKADLKKKYEKKLEKNKSLLIGLENEIRQIDAEMVRLVEECYQYLDKLMETALNSTSMSSFLHLDFMIEKVKETGKEERVQKLEDLKRRAQEENKGLIGKFCRFFGKQKQY from the exons ATGGCAGATTCTCACTCTGAGAG ttatGAAGAGTTGGTTGCTCCATTGAAAGATGAACTGAAGAAAATTCTTAGGAACAGTAAGTTTGTAAAAAAAGGACCCACTACGAAATTTATATTGAACACAACAGTTGTAACTGAAGAAGAATTACTGAGGAAAGAGAGACTAGGAGAGAAAATTGATGACAAACCTCATAAGGTCATATTGATGGTTGGAGAAACAGGAGCAGGGAAGACTGCTCTCATCAGTGCCATGACTAATTACATCATGGGTGTCAGATGGGAAGACAAAATTTGGCTGGAGGTAGTCGAGGTTTCTGAAAACCAAAATCACTCTCAAACAGACGCAGTGACTGTTTATGAAGTTTTTGCTCAGAACAGTCAGTTCTCTCTTACTGTTATTGACACACCTGGATTTGGCGATGCAGAAAATGTAGATAAAGACAAACTCATTCCTGAAGCTCTACAGCAGTTGTTCAGATCTGAAGATGGCATTCATGaaattcatgcagtgtgtcTCGTGCTGAAGGGTTCAGACACTCGCCTCCATgacagacagaaatatattttggacgaaattatgtcattatttgGCAAAGACATTGAAAAACATATCTTACTAGTCTTCACACACCAACCTTATAAAAGTCTCccacaaaaagtaattaatttcattaaagaaaccaaaataaaatgtgcaaaaaaaaagactaatgaatatatttgttttacatttgacaACTGTCAGAGTGACATGTTCAGTGAAGAAGACAGAGAGAGTTACAAAGCATCATGGGATCATGGAATGAAAAATTTCGATCAGTTTTTCAATTATCTTAATGAGATAAACCCAAAAAGCTTAAATATGACAGAAGGTGTGCTTAGAGCCAGAAAACAACTGGATGCCAGTGTCAACAATTTAAAGGACAGAATTGTGTTTGCAGGATTGAAAAAACAAGAGCTGgagcaaacaaaaacagctctggAGGAATGtgaaaaagacagagagaaagaaaaaaactttgaatATGAAGTTGATGAACCTTACAAAGAAGAGGAACAGATAAAATCATCATGGTGGCACTTCAGCAAACAGGCGACCCGCTGCACTGACTGTCAGGAGAACTGCCACTATCCTGGATGCTGGTGGGTCAGTGATCTCTCATGGTGTAGTGTGATGACAGATGGAAAGTGTACAGTCTGCACTGCGAAGTGTCTTCATACTAAACATGTAAAAGATGACAAAATGTATACGATTAAAACAAGAAAGGTGAAAAGAACAAAAGCTgatctgaaaaagaaatatgaaaagAAGCTTGAAAAGAACAAGAGTTTGTTGATCGGACTGGAGAATGAAATCAGACAGATAGATGCAGAAATGGTCAGACTTGTGGAAGAGTGTTATCAGTATTTGGACAAATTAATGGAGACAGCATTAAATTCTACATCCATGTCCTCTTTCCTACATCTGGACTTCATGATTGAGAAAGTGAAGGAAACTGGGAAAGAAGAAAGAGTTCAGAAACTTGAGGACCTTAAGAGAAGAGCTCAAGAGGAAAATAAGGGACTAATTGGAAAATTCTGCAGATTTTTTGGAAAGCAaaaacaatactaa
- the LOC127155497 gene encoding transcription initiation factor TFIID subunit 3-like isoform X4, with the protein MADSHSESYEELVAPLKDELKKILRNRLKKQELEQTKTALEECEKDREKEKNFEYEVDEPYKEEEQIKSSWWHFSKQATRCTDCQENCHYPGCWWVSDLSWCSVMTDGKCTVCTAKCLHTKHVKDDKMYTIKTRKVKRTKADLKKKYEKKLEKNKSLLIGLENEIRQIDAEMVRLVEECYQYLDKLMETALNSTSMSSFLHLDFMIEKVKETGKEERVQKLEDLKRRAQEENKGLIGKFCRFFGKQKQY; encoded by the exons ATGGCAGATTCTCACTCTGAGAG ttatGAAGAGTTGGTTGCTCCATTGAAAGATGAACTGAAGAAAATTCTTAGGAACA GATTGAAAAAACAAGAGCTGgagcaaacaaaaacagctctggAGGAATGtgaaaaagacagagagaaagaaaaaaactttgaatATGAAGTTGATGAACCTTACAAAGAAGAGGAACAGATAAAATCATCATGGTGGCACTTCAGCAAACAGGCGACCCGCTGCACTGACTGTCAGGAGAACTGCCACTATCCTGGATGCTGGTGGGTCAGTGATCTCTCATGGTGTAGTGTGATGACAGATGGAAAGTGTACAGTCTGCACTGCGAAGTGTCTTCATACTAAACATGTAAAAGATGACAAAATGTATACGATTAAAACAAGAAAGGTGAAAAGAACAAAAGCTgatctgaaaaagaaatatgaaaagAAGCTTGAAAAGAACAAGAGTTTGTTGATCGGACTGGAGAATGAAATCAGACAGATAGATGCAGAAATGGTCAGACTTGTGGAAGAGTGTTATCAGTATTTGGACAAATTAATGGAGACAGCATTAAATTCTACATCCATGTCCTCTTTCCTACATCTGGACTTCATGATTGAGAAAGTGAAGGAAACTGGGAAAGAAGAAAGAGTTCAGAAACTTGAGGACCTTAAGAGAAGAGCTCAAGAGGAAAATAAGGGACTAATTGGAAAATTCTGCAGATTTTTTGGAAAGCAaaaacaatactaa
- the LOC127155497 gene encoding uncharacterized protein LOC127155497 isoform X1: MADSHSESSYEELVAPLKDELKKILRNSKFVKKGPTTKFILNTTVVTEEELLRKERLGEKIDDKPHKVILMVGETGAGKTALISAMTNYIMGVRWEDKIWLEVVEVSENQNHSQTDAVTVYEVFAQNSQFSLTVIDTPGFGDAENVDKDKLIPEALQQLFRSEDGIHEIHAVCLVLKGSDTRLHDRQKYILDEIMSLFGKDIEKHILLVFTHQPYKSLPQKVINFIKETKIKCAKKKTNEYICFTFDNCQSDMFSEEDRESYKASWDHGMKNFDQFFNYLNEINPKSLNMTEGVLRARKQLDASVNNLKDRIVFAGLKKQELEQTKTALEECEKDREKEKNFEYEVDEPYKEEEQIKSSWWHFSKQATRCTDCQENCHYPGCWWVSDLSWCSVMTDGKCTVCTAKCLHTKHVKDDKMYTIKTRKVKRTKADLKKKYEKKLEKNKSLLIGLENEIRQIDAEMVRLVEECYQYLDKLMETALNSTSMSSFLHLDFMIEKVKETGKEERVQKLEDLKRRAQEENKGLIGKFCRFFGKQKQY; encoded by the exons ATGGCAGATTCTCACTCTGAGAG tagttatGAAGAGTTGGTTGCTCCATTGAAAGATGAACTGAAGAAAATTCTTAGGAACAGTAAGTTTGTAAAAAAAGGACCCACTACGAAATTTATATTGAACACAACAGTTGTAACTGAAGAAGAATTACTGAGGAAAGAGAGACTAGGAGAGAAAATTGATGACAAACCTCATAAGGTCATATTGATGGTTGGAGAAACAGGAGCAGGGAAGACTGCTCTCATCAGTGCCATGACTAATTACATCATGGGTGTCAGATGGGAAGACAAAATTTGGCTGGAGGTAGTCGAGGTTTCTGAAAACCAAAATCACTCTCAAACAGACGCAGTGACTGTTTATGAAGTTTTTGCTCAGAACAGTCAGTTCTCTCTTACTGTTATTGACACACCTGGATTTGGCGATGCAGAAAATGTAGATAAAGACAAACTCATTCCTGAAGCTCTACAGCAGTTGTTCAGATCTGAAGATGGCATTCATGaaattcatgcagtgtgtcTCGTGCTGAAGGGTTCAGACACTCGCCTCCATgacagacagaaatatattttggacgaaattatgtcattatttgGCAAAGACATTGAAAAACATATCTTACTAGTCTTCACACACCAACCTTATAAAAGTCTCccacaaaaagtaattaatttcattaaagaaaccaaaataaaatgtgcaaaaaaaaagactaatgaatatatttgttttacatttgacaACTGTCAGAGTGACATGTTCAGTGAAGAAGACAGAGAGAGTTACAAAGCATCATGGGATCATGGAATGAAAAATTTCGATCAGTTTTTCAATTATCTTAATGAGATAAACCCAAAAAGCTTAAATATGACAGAAGGTGTGCTTAGAGCCAGAAAACAACTGGATGCCAGTGTCAACAATTTAAAGGACAGAATTGTGTTTGCAGGATTGAAAAAACAAGAGCTGgagcaaacaaaaacagctctggAGGAATGtgaaaaagacagagagaaagaaaaaaactttgaatATGAAGTTGATGAACCTTACAAAGAAGAGGAACAGATAAAATCATCATGGTGGCACTTCAGCAAACAGGCGACCCGCTGCACTGACTGTCAGGAGAACTGCCACTATCCTGGATGCTGGTGGGTCAGTGATCTCTCATGGTGTAGTGTGATGACAGATGGAAAGTGTACAGTCTGCACTGCGAAGTGTCTTCATACTAAACATGTAAAAGATGACAAAATGTATACGATTAAAACAAGAAAGGTGAAAAGAACAAAAGCTgatctgaaaaagaaatatgaaaagAAGCTTGAAAAGAACAAGAGTTTGTTGATCGGACTGGAGAATGAAATCAGACAGATAGATGCAGAAATGGTCAGACTTGTGGAAGAGTGTTATCAGTATTTGGACAAATTAATGGAGACAGCATTAAATTCTACATCCATGTCCTCTTTCCTACATCTGGACTTCATGATTGAGAAAGTGAAGGAAACTGGGAAAGAAGAAAGAGTTCAGAAACTTGAGGACCTTAAGAGAAGAGCTCAAGAGGAAAATAAGGGACTAATTGGAAAATTCTGCAGATTTTTTGGAAAGCAaaaacaatactaa